One genomic region from Propionispora hippei DSM 15287 encodes:
- a CDS encoding collagen-like protein — GDTGDTGATGVTGSTGDTGATGSTGATGDTGATGVTGSTGATGVTGATGPEGPGSIRNSGVIPFSIENSEAQVSTDAQGNPSIIQFAGFEANPVVSSDPTQLQAGDWAAGTITFNSVNYTQFYRCTFVMPYDAVVKNLYVLFGAKAAVNLEDGVSVYPFAALTVLTSATPGQLTGGMVFTILQNTITYSSPFIAPAGGGVVPKYTLVSGSLTEINEPIPAGSLVGVIMGIRAEGVTTETTVQFSVSGGILLE, encoded by the coding sequence GGAGATACCGGAGATACCGGAGCTACTGGGGTTACCGGGTCTACCGGAGATACAGGAGCCACCGGGTCCACTGGAGCCACTGGAGATACCGGAGCCACTGGGGTTACCGGGTCTACTGGAGCCACTGGGGTCACTGGTGCCACTGGTCCTGAAGGACCAGGAAGTATCAGGAATTCAGGAGTAATTCCATTTTCGATCGAAAATAGTGAGGCCCAGGTTAGTACGGATGCTCAGGGAAATCCGTCAATTATTCAATTTGCCGGATTTGAAGCAAATCCTGTTGTTTCCAGCGATCCGACACAGCTTCAGGCCGGTGACTGGGCGGCAGGGACGATTACGTTTAATTCTGTTAATTACACACAATTTTATCGTTGTACGTTTGTTATGCCTTATGACGCAGTGGTAAAAAATCTGTATGTGTTGTTTGGAGCTAAAGCGGCAGTTAACCTGGAAGACGGAGTTAGTGTGTACCCATTTGCCGCCCTTACAGTTTTAACTTCAGCTACGCCCGGTCAGTTAACAGGTGGAATGGTATTTACCATACTGCAGAATACCATAACATACTCGTCTCCTTTTATAGCTCCGGCAGGTGGTGGTGTGGTTCCTAAATACACACTGGTAAGCGGTTCCTTGACAGAGATTAATGAACCCATTCCAGCTGGTTCTCTTGTTGGAGTTATTATGGGAATTAGGGCAGAAGGCGTTACCACGGAAACAACCGTCC